The Pontibacter sp. SGAir0037 DNA segment ATCCTCTTTTATATTCCAGCACCTTTATACCATTCAGCCAATGCTCCACGGTGTTATCAGGTTTAACAATTAAACGGGCCTGGTTCCACTCGCCGATTGGTTTCAGAAACCGCTGGTTCTTCTCCGATGTCTTCAGATCATACAGCGATGCAAGTGTACGGTTACCATCTCGTCCCATTTTAGCGTCCGGGTGTCTTGCATCATCCAGTAATTGATATTCGAGTCCGATAGCAGAAGCATTCTTAACGTTCTCTTTTTCCGTAACAAAATATTTGATACCACTGTTAGCACCCGCTGTGAGTTTAAACTGAACCTGTAAGTCAAATGCATCAAACTCCTGCTCCGTTACAATATCGCCACCGTTCACCGATTCGCCTCCTCCGGATTCAAGCACCTGCAGTTCTCCTGCGTCAATCTTCCATCCACCTGCCGGAAAAGCATCTTTATAAGCTCCCCTCCAGCCCTTTGTTGTTTTGCCATCCCACAGCAAGCGCCAGCCCTGTGCCTTTTCCTCTTCTGTCAGATTGTTTGGCACAAGGTTTACAACAAAGGCACTATGCCCTTCCCGTTGTTTCAGATCAGTAGTCTTGATACGGATATGCCGCCACCTGATTTCTTTTCCAGCATCTTCGGCATTGCCAATAGAATGCACCTGGAGCGCTATAATTCCTTTAGGTGTCATATCATCTACCACCGAAGCAACTGGCACATCATTCATCCAGGTGGTGATACGGTTACCTATGGCTTCGATTCGTGCTTTGTTCCAAGCTCCTTTCTTAAAAGCCGATTGGGCATCGGGGTTTAGCGAAAGCGGGTAAAGCCATCCCCGTCTTGCCTCATCGTAAATGCCTCCAGTCCACTTCCGATCAGAGGGATCAATTTCAAACTGGTAACCATGCACCCGTCCTTCCATGACGGCCGGATCAGAGATACTGCGAAACTGCACACCACTGTTAATGTCGTTATCCAGCATAACTTCAAACTCAAGGATATAGTCGCTATATTCTTTATCTGTAGCCAGAAAGCTGTTAGGCGAATTCATGACGGTGGTGCCCACAATGGCACCATCCTCTACTTTGTAGCTGGCCTTGCCGTTTATTTGCGTCCATCCGGTCAGGTCTTTTCCATTGAACAACTCAACCCAACCGTTTTCCTGTGATGACTCCGAAAGCTGCACCGATTCATTACTTTTTGAAGCGCATCCGTACTGGCTAAACGTGGCGGGAAGCAGCATTAGTAAAAGGGGCAAATGATGTTTTTTCATTTTTATCAAGTATGTGATTAAATCATATTCCAGTACTGCAGTTGGTGTCCACTGCGTTTAGTTAAAAGAGGCATTCTGCTCAGCCTTTGGACAAGGCTGAGCAGAATTATACTAATAACCTTCGTTTTGTGCAAATTCAGAGGTAGTACGGTCAATCTGTTCCTGCGGGATGGGACGCAAGACATGGAAACTTCTAATGTTTTGCCCCCCATAAGGATTATGGGCTTTTACGCGCTCAACAAGTTTTCCTGTTCTTACCAGGTCAAACCAGCGGAACATCTCTCCGATCAGCTCACGTGCGCGTTCATCCAGGATAAAATCTATGTCCAAATCCCCGGCCGTTACCATCATGGCTTGTTGGTGCTGTGCTGTTTCTTCAGGAGTAGCTCCTACTCTGGCAGACCTGAGCCTAAGGGTGTTGATATAATCTGCGGCTTCCTCAGCTTTGCCACTCATCAAAAGTGCTTCCGCAGCTATCAGGTACGTTTCGGCCAGCCGCATCATTGGAAAATCGCGCACACCTGCCGCCTGGTTATCAGGTCGTTGAGCATCCTCAAATTTAGTTAAAGAGGGATAAAGCTTTGGTGTATATTTGCTTGGTGTAAGCACCTGATAAGGCTTACTTGCAATAACATTGGCAGGAAGCTCTTTGCCTGGAAGCCAAATGGCAGTATCTCCTACACTGTAGGCCGGTACGCCGTTAATTTTAGGTATTGAGGCTGCATTGTTTGCGTAGAAGACACTTTTGAAAAACTTTTCATAGCGTACATCATGGGTTCTGTCAGCATAAACATTGTTTAAAAGGAAGTCTGTCGGGCGAAACCTCTTCCAGGGTGTTCCGTTTGGCAGATCCCGCTTCATGCCTGGCTGCACATCGTATTCCATTAACACAAAACGGCTGGCATTGTTAGCCCCATCTCCGTTATAAATCTGGTCGTTGATATACTGCGCTGCAAAAATTGTCTCTGAGTTGTTCTCATTGCCCTGAGCAAATACATCTGATATATTTGGCAGCAGCACATAGTTGTAATTACTTATCACTCCCTTTGCAAGGTCTGCTGCACGCTGATAGTCTGTTTGCTGCGCAGCTACAGACGATGCTCTCGTCAGCAATACCCTGGCAAGCAGGTGTTCAGCGGCAGGCTTGGTGGCACGGCCCCAGTCATTTGTGGTGGAAGGAAGTTTTGCAATAGCATCTTCCAGGTCTTTTACAATTACGTCATAAACATCCGCTACACTGGAGCGAGCTGATGCTGTCTCAACAGCTTGTGTTTCGCTGAGGGTGATATGTACCGGCCCAAACATCTGTACCAGTACAAAATAATGATGCGCCCTCAGGAATTTAGCTTCTCCTATTCTGATATCCCGGGTAACATTGTTCATACTTGAAATTGCCGGTGCCCGCTCAATAATGGCATTTGTGGTATTTATACCGATATAAAAATTGTTCCATATCTCTCTACAGTAAGTATTACGGGCATCTAGTTGAGCAGAATAAGCGTCGAAGTATTTAAACCCGCCATCAGACCCCTGCATGTAAGTATCAGTACCGAACACAGTAGTTGTCATGCCTCTTTCCACTCCATAATACTGTCGCAATGGTTGGTACGCAGCTACTACTGCAGCCTCCAGCCCCTCGCCGGTGCTTATAAATTCACTGGTAAGTCCAGAGCGAAGATCCTCATCCAGCAGGCCATTACACGATGTGGCAAGGCTTCCCAATATTAAAAGGCTAATTATATATCGTTTCATAAATCTTAAATTTTAACTTTTAGAATCTAACATTTAACCCTAACAGGTACTGAGAATAGGACGGCGTATCCTGACGCGGAAATTCAGGATCTATACCTTTGTGATCTCTTACATAAGATGAAAAGATGAGTGGTTGCTGTGCCGTAGCATAAACCCTTATTGAGCCAATGCCTATCTTTTCAGTAAGCGACTGGGGCAGGTTATACCCAAAGTTGATGTTCCTTATCTTGATAAATGATCCATCGAAATAGCGCAGGGTACTCACATAAATGGGGCTCTCCTGGTTCTGATTTGGCCTTGGATAAGCATTGGTAGGATTAGCAGGAGTCCAGTAGTCTACGTCTAAGCTGTTGTAGCGGCCGAACAAGTTAACTGTCTGCCCTTCATGGAGATTACTGATGATGGTGTTGCCGAATTGCCCGAATACAAAAAACGAAAGGTCAAAGTTTTTATAAGAAAAACGGTGTGTCATACCTCCTTGCCAGGTTGGCCTTGGAGTTCCTAGTATTATCCTGTCGTCAGCCGTAATTTTGTTATCATTGTTTACATCTCTAACTCTTATTTCGCCGGGCTTCTGCCCGTACACCTTTGCAAGCTCCGCCTCTTCTGTTTGCCAGATCCCGATTTTTTCATAGTCATAGTACACGTTTATCGGTTGACCTATAAACCATTGACTACCGATATCATCTACCTTGCCCCCATATAGCTCTATTATTTTTTCTCTGTTAGCAAAGGCATTTAAGTCTACCGACCAGTTAAAATCATTGCCAGCAATAAGCACGGCAGATAAAGTCATTTCTACACCTGTATTCTGGGTACTGCCTATATTCTCCAGCACATTGCTAAAACCACTGGTTAGGGGGAGCTGGCGCTGCAAGAGCAAGTCCCTGGTGCTCTGGCGATAGAATTCCAGACTACCTGAAACACGGTTATTCCAGAAGCCAAAATCAGTGCCTATATTGTATGAACTGGTTGATTCCCACTGCAAAGCATCGTTCCTGATAGCTCCAGGCCTAAACCCAAACAAGCCGGTATTGCCAAAGGAGTAGGTTGTACGGGATAAAGATCCCTGTGTCTGATAAGGGTTTATACCTGTATTTCCTGTTTCACCATAACTGGCACGCAGACGTAAAGTTGTTAACCATGAGATACCTTGCATGAATGCTTCATTAGAAACATTCCAACCTAGTGCAACAGAAGGAAAGAATCCCCATTTCTGCCCTTTGGCAAATCGTGAAGAGCCATCGGCACGACCTGTTAATGTTAATAGATAGCGGCTATCATATCCATAGTTTACGCGCGCCATATAGGATAAAATATTCCATTTTTCGTAAAATGATCCGACACCCGTTACCTTTGCAGCTGCCCCTAGGTTGTAGTACTCCATGCCTTCAGCAGGCACCCCCAGTACATTTACATTAGAGCCTTCCTGCTTACGCTGCTGCACACTGTATAAGCCTGTAAAGTTCAGGCTATGTTTTTCAGCAAAGGTTTTGTTATAATTCAGGATATTCTCGAGCGTGTAATTGAACACCTGGTTTTCATCAGTACTGGCAGTAGGATCGTTATTACGTCGTTCATTTGTTAAACGCCCCCTGAAATTACCCTTTCGGCTCTGGATAATATCCGGGCCAAAGTTAAGCCTGTAAGTGAGCCCTTCGGCAAGTGTTAACTCACCGTAAAGACTGCTAAAAAGGCGGAAGCGATCTTCTTTATTGATATTAGCGCCCTCTTGTATTTCACTTATCGGGTTAGAACGCAATCCATCGTTTGTTGGTAGAAAGATAATGTTGCCGGCTTCATCATAAGGAACACCGAGTGGATTTTCCAGTAGCGCATCATCATATGGATTTAGATCCAGTCCATTTAACACACTTTTACTTGCCAATGTAGATACGCCGAGCTTAATACGTTTTCCTATTTGCTGATCAAGGTTAACGCGCAGGGTAAAGCGGGACATGTCCTGAATCTTGATGATGCCGTTATCTTCAAAATAGTTTAGTGAAATCGAGTATCGGGTGTCTTCGGTGCCACCGTTTACACCGAGCTGGTGGTTCTGGATCAATCCTCTTCGCAGCATGAGCTCCTGATAATCTGTAGAGCGACCTAAACGAATAGACTCCAGTTCAACAGGTTCAAACAATTCCACATCTGCAGCCTGCGGGTCGTTATCGTCGTAATTATCGCTCGCTCTTCTCGACTCCCGCTTATATTCTGCGAACTCAGCTCCGTTCATCATATCTACTTTGCCTAAAGCTTTTGAGAAGCCGACAAAAGTATCATAGGTTATCTGAGGTTTACCAACGGTTCCTCTCCGGGTAGTGACAAGCACAACTCCATTGGCACCCCGAGACCCATAAATAGCAGTTGCCGAGGCGTCTTTTAATACTTCTAAGGAGGCAATATCCTGAGGTGCAATATCATTGATTCCGCCAGTTATCGGAATACCGTCTACTACATATAAAGGGTCATTATTAGCTGAGAAAGAACGGTTTCCACGCACCCTTACCTCCACACCTGCACCAGGCTTTGTACCCGACATGACCACATTCACACCTGCTACCCGCCCCTGCAGCGCCTGGGCTGCGTTTGTTACGGGCAGTTCTTTTATTTCTTCTGCCTTAACTGAACTAACAGCACCTGTTACATCACTTTTCTTCTGTGTACCATACCCTACAACGACCACTTCTTCCAGTGTTTTGGTATCTTCTTGTAAAATGACATTAATGGTTGTTTTTCCGTTTATAGGCACCTCTTTGGCAATAAACCCTATAAAAGAAAACACCAATGTACCGGATGCTTCTGAAAGGCGCAGCGAATAAGTACCTTCCACACCCGTAGTTGCCCCGGTAGAGGTTCCTTTTACGACAACCGTAACCCCAGGCAGTGGTTCACCTTTCCCTGACGTGACTCTTCCCTGAATGACAACATCCGCCACTTTAGGATTAACGTTGAGTGGCGGTCTAACGCCCTCTGCTGAGGCTACAAGTTGTGCTTTTACAGATAACCCTGTAAGGCAAACCAGCAGCACAGCACATGAAAATTTTGTAAAAATCGTCATAAGTGATGCTTTTTTGTGGAATAAAAAATACTAAAACTCAATACCTGCTTTTGCAGACAGGCAAATCTCAAATCATGTAGAGCAGATTACTTCTATGGTAACACAGCAGTGTCAAGTTTTCGCAATCGATTGCAGATAATGAAATAAAATGAATTACTTCTTCTGCACCCTAACTTCAATAAGTATATCTTTTACCTGATGGCACAGGCATTGTTTTAGATTAAAAAAGCATAGGCGTTCATCATAAAAAACTATAGATAAGCTTTGCTTCCTTTATAGTTTTCCACCTTCTAAAGCAACCCAGCAATTAAAAAACATTGGAATTGTTAATACTGAGCAATAATGACTCCCTTTCAACTTACTATCTTGGTTAAACAAGTACTTGCATCTGAGATCGATTGCAGGCATAATCAAAAAAAAAGCATTCGCTCACCAATTGCATACTTTATAAAAGTGATTAATCAATCATTATTTTCTAAATGTATTTATTCATTTTTACTTTTCCTAAAAGGAATTGTTCTTTTCCTGAAAAAATTTATTAAAGCAAATCCCGCATAACTTAAAACCGTGCCCTACTTAAAAAATAAATGGATTTGTGAATTGTTATGTAGGTCTGTGATGATGATAACATAAAACTGAATTCTTTTCTGTGCCGCATGTGAGGCAGTACAACCAGTTCAAAAAAAATGTTAGGTTATTTTGAATTGCAACCAGCTAGAAACCGGTTAAGCAATCGGAAAAATTTCAGCAACCGCATGAGTGAGTTTCAAGATTAAACCACAATGGTTGCAACAGAAGGAAGTTTAAATTTGTTGAATTTTCAATGCCGAAACAGTTCAGAGCAGGGTAGCCAACACGCTTGCATGGGAGAGTCGCTGTACATTCGTCTGAAGGAGGTGTCATAACTCACCCTGGTGTATACTATCTTCATGTCTTTATTTTGTTAACCTGTTTACACCATCCCCTACCAGCGGATGTTTGATGCTTCAAAAATGTGGGCCATATAGCCTCCATTCATTCCCTCGCTTCCGCCTCGTCTGGTTATGCCCTAAGCTTTCATATGCTTTCAGCTCTGGAGGCCATGCTTTCCTATAATGCCAGCTATGATCATTTCTTATTTTCTCTTTCTAAAACGGTCGTACCGTTTATTGCTTAACCAGATGTCAGTGACACCTAAAATCATCATCTGAACAACGTTTCTGAATTAAAACCGTCCACTAATAAAGGAGTTCAGGATGTTTTACTACATAATTCTAAATGAGAAGAACACTTTTACTGTTTATCACCTGCCTCATCAGTACCTTTAGTCAAGCACAGTATCCGGAAGAGAAAGCAGAGGAGAAACCCAGCTTGAAGATAGGCGGGGCTTTGCGCTTCAACTACAACCTTTCCACCTGGAAGGACGACCAACTGAAACGAGGCGGTGACTTTGGCTTTGATCTGTTTCGTATTAATGTGGAATCTGAGTACAAGGGTATTAAACTAAACGCAGAGTTCAGGCATTACGCACAGGCATTTGGCGGCGCTTTCCTGAAGCAGGGTTGGTTCCAGCACGACTTCTCCGAAAAGTCTCAAATCCAGGTCGGCCTGAACCAGGTGCCTTTTGGCATTCAGCAATATAACTCCAACAACTGGTTTTTTAACATCACCTATTACGCTGGTTTCGAGGACGACCACGACATGGGAGTAAAGTATATACACGACAACGGCCTTTGGCAATGGCAGGCCGCCTATTATAAAAGCGCCGAGGAGTTTGTGATCAGCTCGGCAGAGGCCAGCCCCAACCGCTACTCCTACGACATTACCGGGCGCAACAAAGAAAACAATCAAATGGACTTTAAGCTGGTTCGTCGCCTGGGCGACAGTCTTGCCCATGAACTGGGCTTCTCCCTGCAGGGAGGGCTTCTCTACAACCTGGACACTGAGCGCAACGGCAACAGGTACGCCGCTGCCGTACACTACGAGTACGCGGCAGCCTATAGTCCCTGGAACGTGAAGCTGCAGGCGATGCTCTACCGCTTACACCCGGAATACGCATCCGGGGACGACACTGGCTTTGTAGAGATGGGTGCCTACGGAGCCAATTACAACGTGGCCACCAAGGGGGAGATGTATACCGCCAGCCTGGCCTATCACCTTCCCATCGACAGGCGCCTGCTGCAGGGCATCACCTTCTACAACAACTACGGCTACTATAACAAGCGATTCAGTGGTTTTGAGGACACCCATATGAACGTACTGGGCGCTTTATGGACCGCCGGGGCTATGTACATCTACACCGATGCGGCCTTTGGCTACAACCAGCCCTGGCTTGGACCGGAGTGGGTAAACGCCCTTGCCTCCGGCACGCCCGCAGACACGGATTGGCACCTGCGTTTTAACATTAATATGGGATACTATTTCTGATTCTTTAACACGACATGCATGGGTAAAGTAAAAAGTAACACACACAGGTCTTTGGGGCTGGAGGTAAACGGTCCGGTATTCTGGTCGTCCATCGCTTTTCTGGTAGTCAGCATCGCGCTGGTGCTTGTCTTCCGGGAGAGTGCCGAGGCATTTTTCAGTGAGGTGCAAGTGGCCGTCACCTCCAGTATGGGCTGGCTCTTTATACTCAGCGTAAATCTCTTTGTAGCGTTCTGCCTGTATGTAGCCTTCAGCCGATTTGGTGCGATAAGGCTGGGCGGCAAAGACGCCAAGCCTGAATTCACCACCTCGGCCTGGTTTGCCATGCTTTTCAGCGCGGGTATGGGCATAGGCCTACTTTTCTGGAGCATAGCCGAGCCCATCAACCACTTTCAGACACCCCCTCTCGGGGAGCCCGGCACACCCGCCGCGGCGAGGCAGGCTATGAACTTCACTTTCCTGCATTGGGGACTGCACGCCTGGGCCATCTACGCACTGGTTGCGCTGGCGCTGGCGTTCTTTACCTATAACCGGCAGCTGCCCCTGACCGTGCGCTCTGCCTTCTATCCTTTTTTAGGTGAGCGGATTCATGGCATGGTGGGGCACATCATCGATACATTGGCTGTGATTGCCACGCTTTTCGGCCTGGCAACCTCGCTGGGGCTAGGGGTGCAACAGGTGGCTGCGGGGCTAAATCATGTATTCCCAGCCATTGTGAACAATATCACTACTCAAATTATACTTATCATGGTCATCACTGGTATCGCAACGATTTCTGTTGTAACCGGTGTAGACAAGGGCGTACGCATCCTGAGCGAGTGGAATATACGCATTGCCCTGTTTATACTGGTGGCGGTGCTGGTGCTGGGGCCAACCGTTTTTATACTTGGCTCCTATGTGCAGAACACCGGCTCCTACATCGGTAACTTCATGCAGCTCTCGTTCTGGAACGAGGCCTACTCTACCAGGAACTGGCAGGGCTCCTGGACGGTTTTCTACTGGGCCTGGTGGATTTCATGGGCACCGTTCGTGGGTATTTTTATTGCGCGGGTGTCTAAGGGCAGGACCATTAAGGAGTTTGTACTGGGCGTGTTGATCGCTCCAACCCTGCTCTCTTTCCTATGGATGACCGCCTTCGGCAGCACGGCGCTACGCGAAGCGCTGGCCGGTGACGCGACCATCGCGAATGCTGTAGCTGCAGATATGTCTACCGCCCTGTTTGTATTCTTCGAGCAACTGCCCTTCTCTACTGTACTTTCCGTGATTGGGGTACTGCTGGTGGCAGGTTTTTTTGTGACCTCTTCCGACTCCGGTTCGCTAGTGGTCGTAAGCCTTACATCCGGCGGTAACCCGAACCCTTCGGTGGGACTGCGTGTTTTTTGGGCACTGGCTGGTGGCGCTGTGGCCGCAGTGCTCTTGCTTGGCGGGGGCCTGCAGGCCTTGCAAACGGCCGTTATTATTACGGGGCTCCCTTTTGCCATTATCCTTTTGCTGATGTGTTACAGCCTTTACCGGGGCCTTGACGAGGAAGCCGCGGAAGAAACTAAACTGGGCAAGGCACAACAACGAAAAGCATACCAGCAGCTTGTCGGCGAAATGCTTGCCAAGCGTGCCCAAAAGCTGGGTACTGGAACTCCGGAACTCAAAAAAGATCATCCTACACCACCAAATCCTGATGCATTATGATTACGATTGACGCCATGATGGTCTGCCTCGACCTAAGCGACATAGACGAAAAACTGGTTGCCTTTGCCCGCTCCATCTGTGAGCGCCTGGAGGTACGCAAAGTATACTTTGTGCATAACATCAAACTATACGAGCTTAGCGACGAATTTAGAGAATGGTTCGGAGATATAGACCTTGGCCGCGAGATCGAGGGCAACATGCAGGATATTGTGGCCGAGCAGTTTGGTAACGTTACTGATTACGAGATACTCGTCAGCGAGGAGCCGAACACAGAGGTTATACTCGCCGACCTGGTAAAGCGCTACAAGGTAAAGCTAACCGTTCTTGGGAAGAAGACGAGCGACAAAAGCACGGGAGCCTTGGGTACAAAGCTGTTGCGCATACTTCCGTGCAGCGTGCTGGTGTTCCCCGAAAAGGCTCCTTTTAACATACAAAAAGTGTTGGTCCCGATAGACTTTTCAGATGCCTCTGTTCACGCACTCAGGCTAAGTAAAAACTTATCTGATCAATTGCGTCTTCAGCTGGAAATTATGCACGTATACCGCCTCCCAAGCCAGTTCTTCCCACTCATCTCAGAAGAGAAAGCCGTTAAAAAAGCGGAAGAATCGGTCAAAGAAAAATTTGCTCAACTGCAGAAACGGCACCAGGAGATAAGCACTGTTCCTTATGCCTTGGTAAGAGCTGCCAACAAGAGCATCGCAGAGCGTATTGCCCTGCACTTAGAAAAAGGCCGTCACAACTTGCTGGTACTGGGCCTGAAGGGTAACAACCCGCTGCCTTCGCTGAGTCTGGGCAGCGTGCCTACCGAGCTGTATAACACCGATATCCAAGTGCCGCTTTGGCTGGTGTACTCCGAGGATGTTATTCAGTAGGCTAAAGTGTGGTGGTGACAGGAAATGCTTGAAAAGAAGATAACAAGGAGATTTTATCCCACTCCTGCTGACACCAGGAGTGGGATCTCTGGCACCAGCCTATCGACGCCTATAGCTCTAAGAAAGGCGCCGTTGAGGCGCATGATGACTGTTCACTAACACCTACCGTAAATCTTTGCCAGACAGATCGTTCACCACATGCCTATAGATCATCACATACCTGGGGAACAGGAAAAGCGCAAAAGGATCCCGCTAGACCAGGAGACAAAAATCGGCTGCCATCACAAAGCAAGGACAGGCTTGCTATCCTTGCTTTGTGAGACTGTACGGTGAAGACCAGGCTTTGACAGGATAGGCAAAGCTCTTATCGCCAAGAGTGTAAAAGATTGAAGTAAAGCAGCTGCGTAGACCTTTTTTACCAGGTGAACCGCTACAGCGGAATCCGCGGGTAGTTCTGCACCTCCACCTCTTTATCGTCTTTGCTGTTGATTAAGCGGCTGGGACGGTTATTTTGTGCCACTTCATGTGCTTTGGCAAGTGCCTTATCCTCCTCATCAAAAGATTGTACCAGTTCTCCTTCATGGTTCAGCACACACCACTGCCTCTTTTCCTCGTTCCACTGTATACGGTATGTTCGCTCCCCCAACTGCTTCCTGTGACGGATCAGGTCCAGAATAATCTTGCCGTCGCTATAGCTTCCACCGGGGTAGGCCATGGGCAGAAGCGCGAAAAAGATGTAGTAAAGTGAGAAGTAGGTGAACTGGTAAGTCGCCATAGTCGGCTCAAGGGTCTTATTCTCAATCAGGTAAATCACAACGACCGTCGTTACAGCGTTAAACAGCGCACCGCCTGAGAAGATGAGAATATTGGCAAAACGGTGATTGCGCTTCAGGTTGTCGAAGGAGCAGAGGCCGTACCAGAAATAATATTTGCGCACCTCCAGCAGGCCGGCACGGAACAGCACCTCACCGCTGCCGACGGTGACTTTGATGTTCCTCCCCCCCATCAGCCAGGCAAAGAAAACATGCCCTGCCTCGTGCACAAGCGAAATGATGGGAAGCACAAGGAAAAAGGCAAGAAAGAACTTCGGTATATCATTTACTCCAAACATGACATTACCTGTTACGGTAACGAAGGAGTAACTTGGTGCTTTTTTTCTGTTTTTTTTAGGGCACGCTAAGGTACCGTAACTTATAGGTGTATGGGGATTGCCGCGGTGGCCTGGAGCTGTCAGTTAAATGACTGTCGAAACTCCAGAGGTGACATTTTGGTTTTCTTTTTAAAAAGCGTACTAAATGACTGGGCGTATTCAAAGCCTAAGGCATAAGCGATTTCGCTCACCGATAAGTTGGTAGTGGATAATTTTTCTTTTGCTTTTTCGATCAACTTCTCGTGGATATGTTGCTGGGTGTTTTGCCCGGTATGCAGGCGCAAGAAGTCGCTGAGATAGTTTGGCGATAGATTCATCCGTTCCGCAATATGTTGTACCGTTAACAGTCCCTGTTGCATGGTAGTATCAGTATTAAAATACTCCTCAACAAGAAGTTCAAATTTCGTAAGCAGTTGATGATTGTTGTTTTTGCGGGTAATGAACTGCCGCTCGTAAAAGCGATTGGAATAGTTAAGCAGCAATTCAATTTGTGATAGAATGATTTCCTGTGTGTGTTTATCAATATGCTGGCATTCTTTGTCGATCTTGCGGAGTATAGTGATAAGATCCTCTTCTTCTTCAGCGGAAAGATGCAGCGCCTCGTGTACCGCATAAGAAAAAAAGCCGTAGTTGTTGATAGTGCTTGCTAAGGGATGGGTAAGCAAAAAATCCGGATGGAAGATGAGCAGATAGCCCGATC contains these protein-coding regions:
- a CDS encoding DUF1080 domain-containing protein — encoded protein: MKKHHLPLLLMLLPATFSQYGCASKSNESVQLSESSQENGWVELFNGKDLTGWTQINGKASYKVEDGAIVGTTVMNSPNSFLATDKEYSDYILEFEVMLDNDINSGVQFRSISDPAVMEGRVHGYQFEIDPSDRKWTGGIYDEARRGWLYPLSLNPDAQSAFKKGAWNKARIEAIGNRITTWMNDVPVASVVDDMTPKGIIALQVHSIGNAEDAGKEIRWRHIRIKTTDLKQREGHSAFVVNLVPNNLTEEEKAQGWRLLWDGKTTKGWRGAYKDAFPAGGWKIDAGELQVLESGGGESVNGGDIVTEQEFDAFDLQVQFKLTAGANSGIKYFVTEKENVKNASAIGLEYQLLDDARHPDAKMGRDGNRTLASLYDLKTSEKNQRFLKPIGEWNQARLIVKPDNTVEHWLNGIKVLEYKRGSEEFKELVSKSKYKNWENFGEAAKGHILLQDHGNSVAFRSIKIKELKAI
- a CDS encoding RagB/SusD family nutrient uptake outer membrane protein — translated: MKRYIISLLILGSLATSCNGLLDEDLRSGLTSEFISTGEGLEAAVVAAYQPLRQYYGVERGMTTTVFGTDTYMQGSDGGFKYFDAYSAQLDARNTYCREIWNNFYIGINTTNAIIERAPAISSMNNVTRDIRIGEAKFLRAHHYFVLVQMFGPVHITLSETQAVETASARSSVADVYDVIVKDLEDAIAKLPSTTNDWGRATKPAAEHLLARVLLTRASSVAAQQTDYQRAADLAKGVISNYNYVLLPNISDVFAQGNENNSETIFAAQYINDQIYNGDGANNASRFVLMEYDVQPGMKRDLPNGTPWKRFRPTDFLLNNVYADRTHDVRYEKFFKSVFYANNAASIPKINGVPAYSVGDTAIWLPGKELPANVIASKPYQVLTPSKYTPKLYPSLTKFEDAQRPDNQAAGVRDFPMMRLAETYLIAAEALLMSGKAEEAADYINTLRLRSARVGATPEETAQHQQAMMVTAGDLDIDFILDERARELIGEMFRWFDLVRTGKLVERVKAHNPYGGQNIRSFHVLRPIPQEQIDRTTSEFAQNEGY
- a CDS encoding TonB-dependent receptor, coding for MTIFTKFSCAVLLVCLTGLSVKAQLVASAEGVRPPLNVNPKVADVVIQGRVTSGKGEPLPGVTVVVKGTSTGATTGVEGTYSLRLSEASGTLVFSFIGFIAKEVPINGKTTINVILQEDTKTLEEVVVVGYGTQKKSDVTGAVSSVKAEEIKELPVTNAAQALQGRVAGVNVVMSGTKPGAGVEVRVRGNRSFSANNDPLYVVDGIPITGGINDIAPQDIASLEVLKDASATAIYGSRGANGVVLVTTRRGTVGKPQITYDTFVGFSKALGKVDMMNGAEFAEYKRESRRASDNYDDNDPQAADVELFEPVELESIRLGRSTDYQELMLRRGLIQNHQLGVNGGTEDTRYSISLNYFEDNGIIKIQDMSRFTLRVNLDQQIGKRIKLGVSTLASKSVLNGLDLNPYDDALLENPLGVPYDEAGNIIFLPTNDGLRSNPISEIQEGANINKEDRFRLFSSLYGELTLAEGLTYRLNFGPDIIQSRKGNFRGRLTNERRNNDPTASTDENQVFNYTLENILNYNKTFAEKHSLNFTGLYSVQQRKQEGSNVNVLGVPAEGMEYYNLGAAAKVTGVGSFYEKWNILSYMARVNYGYDSRYLLTLTGRADGSSRFAKGQKWGFFPSVALGWNVSNEAFMQGISWLTTLRLRASYGETGNTGINPYQTQGSLSRTTYSFGNTGLFGFRPGAIRNDALQWESTSSYNIGTDFGFWNNRVSGSLEFYRQSTRDLLLQRQLPLTSGFSNVLENIGSTQNTGVEMTLSAVLIAGNDFNWSVDLNAFANREKIIELYGGKVDDIGSQWFIGQPINVYYDYEKIGIWQTEEAELAKVYGQKPGEIRVRDVNNDNKITADDRIILGTPRPTWQGGMTHRFSYKNFDLSFFVFGQFGNTIISNLHEGQTVNLFGRYNSLDVDYWTPANPTNAYPRPNQNQESPIYVSTLRYFDGSFIKIRNINFGYNLPQSLTEKIGIGSIRVYATAQQPLIFSSYVRDHKGIDPEFPRQDTPSYSQYLLGLNVRF
- a CDS encoding BCCT family transporter; its protein translation is MGKVKSNTHRSLGLEVNGPVFWSSIAFLVVSIALVLVFRESAEAFFSEVQVAVTSSMGWLFILSVNLFVAFCLYVAFSRFGAIRLGGKDAKPEFTTSAWFAMLFSAGMGIGLLFWSIAEPINHFQTPPLGEPGTPAAARQAMNFTFLHWGLHAWAIYALVALALAFFTYNRQLPLTVRSAFYPFLGERIHGMVGHIIDTLAVIATLFGLATSLGLGVQQVAAGLNHVFPAIVNNITTQIILIMVITGIATISVVTGVDKGVRILSEWNIRIALFILVAVLVLGPTVFILGSYVQNTGSYIGNFMQLSFWNEAYSTRNWQGSWTVFYWAWWISWAPFVGIFIARVSKGRTIKEFVLGVLIAPTLLSFLWMTAFGSTALREALAGDATIANAVAADMSTALFVFFEQLPFSTVLSVIGVLLVAGFFVTSSDSGSLVVVSLTSGGNPNPSVGLRVFWALAGGAVAAVLLLGGGLQALQTAVIITGLPFAIILLLMCYSLYRGLDEEAAEETKLGKAQQRKAYQQLVGEMLAKRAQKLGTGTPELKKDHPTPPNPDAL
- a CDS encoding universal stress protein, translated to MITIDAMMVCLDLSDIDEKLVAFARSICERLEVRKVYFVHNIKLYELSDEFREWFGDIDLGREIEGNMQDIVAEQFGNVTDYEILVSEEPNTEVILADLVKRYKVKLTVLGKKTSDKSTGALGTKLLRILPCSVLVFPEKAPFNIQKVLVPIDFSDASVHALRLSKNLSDQLRLQLEIMHVYRLPSQFFPLISEEKAVKKAEESVKEKFAQLQKRHQEISTVPYALVRAANKSIAERIALHLEKGRHNLLVLGLKGNNPLPSLSLGSVPTELYNTDIQVPLWLVYSEDVIQ